The following are encoded in a window of Bacteroidota bacterium genomic DNA:
- a CDS encoding peptidylprolyl isomerase yields the protein MNSTMAGLFQRWISRCSQPALLSAVLCVSASAFPDTTLHDPNVVATIGATQIPYKEFTDRYEDYLVFSGVQDNMRARFAVLNNMINEILLKQYDDNSKIYNDPEYKKEIAWARKESVLAFLKDQEIYAKIRVSDEEVHEAYRRSKVKVSVRHLFAQTEGEAENLYRLAKMGVSFKELAQQVFTDTALKNNGGSLGFISWGQTDPNFENAAYSLKVGEISRPVKTAQGYSIIKVDDRIEDPFTTETDFLNMKRKIERALKIDKKVPYEKDYMAKVFDTTAVKFDETATKAVCDDLQEIQGHSIESTKPRSRAGRFCVKYKNRSYSAQEIENKILQVPAYNRSLISEVHQLKAAVIGLLMQDVLLDIAKQKGYDTTSYVNETFEKLANNIYLNYKRNEVLALVPVADSEITKYYTKNIGYYTNEQEMNVQEIVVGNDSLAFALRADIQLGADFGSLASKYSLRSWSAKHNGEMGLAPISKFGGLKDTLWAAPLGELLGPLKFDKYYGLFRVLEKEGGKPIDVASVRPQIVKAIQNEKGFPYMKDRLENLSKLTTIRVNETLVKNYTMSVAG from the coding sequence ATGAACTCGACCATGGCCGGACTTTTCCAGCGATGGATAAGCCGATGTTCTCAGCCGGCGCTCCTCTCGGCCGTCCTCTGCGTGTCAGCTTCCGCATTCCCCGATACCACACTTCACGACCCCAATGTTGTTGCAACAATCGGCGCCACGCAAATACCCTACAAAGAGTTTACGGACCGGTACGAGGACTATCTCGTCTTCTCGGGCGTTCAGGACAATATGCGGGCCCGTTTCGCCGTGCTGAACAATATGATCAACGAAATTCTCTTGAAACAGTACGACGACAATTCGAAGATCTACAACGATCCCGAATACAAGAAAGAAATTGCGTGGGCCCGGAAAGAATCTGTGCTGGCGTTTCTGAAGGATCAGGAAATTTATGCGAAGATCAGAGTGAGCGACGAGGAAGTGCACGAAGCGTACCGGCGATCCAAAGTAAAAGTTTCGGTCCGCCACCTGTTTGCGCAGACCGAAGGCGAAGCTGAAAATCTCTATCGGCTGGCGAAAATGGGAGTGAGTTTTAAGGAGCTGGCCCAGCAGGTGTTCACGGACACCGCGCTGAAAAACAACGGAGGCTCGCTCGGGTTTATCTCCTGGGGGCAGACGGACCCGAATTTTGAGAACGCCGCATATTCGCTGAAAGTTGGAGAGATATCTCGACCCGTAAAAACTGCGCAAGGCTACAGCATCATCAAGGTCGATGACAGAATCGAGGATCCGTTTACGACAGAAACCGATTTCCTCAATATGAAGCGGAAGATAGAGCGGGCGCTCAAGATTGACAAGAAAGTTCCTTACGAAAAGGATTACATGGCGAAGGTGTTCGATACGACCGCCGTGAAGTTTGACGAAACGGCAACGAAGGCCGTTTGCGATGACTTGCAGGAAATTCAGGGCCACAGCATCGAGTCAACAAAGCCTCGGTCCCGGGCCGGACGATTTTGCGTGAAGTACAAGAACAGATCGTACTCGGCGCAGGAGATCGAAAATAAGATCCTGCAGGTACCGGCTTACAACCGTAGTCTTATTTCTGAGGTTCATCAGCTGAAAGCAGCAGTCATCGGTCTATTAATGCAGGATGTATTGCTCGATATCGCGAAGCAGAAAGGATACGATACGACCTCGTATGTGAATGAGACATTTGAAAAGCTGGCGAACAATATTTACCTGAATTATAAGAGAAATGAAGTGCTCGCGCTTGTCCCGGTCGCGGATTCAGAGATTACGAAATATTACACAAAGAATATTGGCTACTATACCAATGAACAAGAGATGAACGTCCAGGAGATCGTTGTCGGCAACGACTCGCTGGCGTTCGCGCTCAGAGCCGATATTCAACTGGGGGCGGATTTTGGATCACTGGCTTCGAAATATTCTTTGAGGTCGTGGAGTGCAAAGCATAACGGCGAGATGGGGCTCGCTCCCATATCGAAGTTCGGGGGCCTGAAAGATACACTCTGGGCCGCCCCGCTCGGAGAACTCCTGGGACCGTTGAAGTTCGACAAGTATTACGGGCTCTTTCGTGTTCTTGAGAAGGAAGGCGGAAAGCCGATCGATGTTGCGTCAGTCCGTCCACAGATCGTTAAAGCCATTCAAAATGAAAAAGGTTTTCCGTATATGAAAGATCGCTTGGAAAATCTTTCCAAACTGACAACTATCAGAGTCAACGAAACGCTCGTCAAAAATTATACGATGAGCGTGGCCGGGTAA
- a CDS encoding TonB-dependent receptor — MRILLPRLFLVVLLISSAAYGGTTGKLTGKVIDANTKEALPFCNISVVGTSLGSVADLDGNYVILNIPPGNYSVRAQYVGYQPVVAENVSISVDLTSKMDFTMNESTVELQAVVVEGKIDAVKKDVTSSQALVSADQISTLPVTEFNDVLSLQAGITKDANGDFHIRGGRTSEIAYWVNGVSITDPYDNSKGVDLDNSSIQELQVISGTFNAEYGNAMSGIVNTVTKEGGKDYHGSLNVYGSDYLSNFTSYFTDIAHYNPVTNYNYQGSLSGPLPMTDDMVTFFGNLRYVYDDGYLYGLDKYNIYGQPEDGHAVPMNWSKRWLGQANVAYQFIKDFKINTEILYSKDNYQDYDHSFKWEPDGNPFKYAEDYDGTLTLNHILSSGTFYTFRTNYFYKTFKQYLFPSPTDPRYLSPDSLNTVSYAFHDKGTNLERFFRETQSYTAKLDFSSQVSENHLLQFGFDGKMHHLQFDDYTLQPLEVGGVPVVPFAASIPDPTSINRNVYDAKPIEFASYIQDKIEYKDVIINIGLRFDYFNSKGQVLVDPQDPNINVPLRQGLDSLTLAQREPYFYKDATPKSQLSPRFGVSYPISVNGVVHFSYGHFLQIPTFQYLFNLGEYKVPETGGEVTTVFGNPDLQPQRTIMYEIGFRQQFMDEFVIDATGFYRDIRDWITAGVPTATSNGVLYSVYTNRDYSNVRGITINFSKKFSNHYSAELNYTYQVAEGSNSNPDDAFNASLNNEAPVIFLSPLNWDQRHNLNFNFMVGDNGWNVSLLAKYGTGLPYTPSVTQETSDRGLSSGFLPNTRNLPPQFDIDLYANKSFSIFGTQFTAYLKVFNLFDEHNVVNVFGDTGEPDFTTTVADIPPDPARPNTVAEYIRYPTNYAAPRSVQTGIELSF; from the coding sequence ATGAGAATACTTTTACCACGTCTTTTTCTCGTTGTCCTTCTTATCTCCTCCGCAGCGTATGGCGGCACCACCGGAAAACTCACCGGGAAGGTCATCGACGCCAATACAAAAGAAGCACTCCCTTTTTGTAATATCTCCGTCGTCGGAACGTCCCTCGGTTCGGTCGCGGACCTTGACGGCAATTACGTCATTCTTAACATTCCCCCGGGCAATTACTCGGTACGCGCACAATACGTCGGGTACCAGCCCGTTGTTGCAGAAAATGTCTCTATCTCGGTCGACCTGACATCGAAGATGGATTTCACGATGAATGAATCCACCGTCGAGCTGCAGGCGGTCGTGGTTGAGGGGAAGATCGATGCCGTCAAAAAAGACGTGACATCGTCCCAGGCGTTGGTTTCGGCGGATCAAATTAGTACGCTGCCTGTGACCGAGTTCAACGACGTCTTGAGCCTTCAGGCCGGCATTACGAAGGACGCGAACGGAGATTTTCATATCCGCGGCGGCCGTACTAGCGAAATCGCATATTGGGTGAATGGTGTATCCATTACCGATCCTTATGATAACAGCAAGGGGGTCGACCTCGATAACAGCAGCATCCAGGAGCTACAGGTAATCAGCGGAACGTTCAACGCGGAGTATGGAAATGCGATGTCGGGGATTGTCAATACCGTCACGAAGGAAGGGGGAAAAGATTATCACGGATCCCTGAATGTGTACGGAAGCGATTACCTCAGTAATTTTACGTCATACTTTACCGATATTGCCCATTATAATCCTGTAACGAACTATAATTATCAGGGAAGTTTGAGCGGTCCGTTGCCGATGACGGACGACATGGTCACTTTCTTTGGCAATCTTAGGTACGTGTATGACGACGGCTATCTCTACGGACTCGATAAGTACAACATTTATGGCCAGCCGGAAGACGGGCATGCGGTTCCGATGAATTGGAGCAAACGATGGCTTGGCCAGGCGAACGTGGCATACCAGTTCATTAAAGATTTCAAAATCAATACGGAGATTCTTTATTCAAAAGACAACTATCAGGACTATGACCACTCATTCAAATGGGAGCCCGATGGAAACCCATTCAAGTATGCTGAGGACTATGACGGAACGCTGACCCTTAACCATATTCTCTCTTCAGGGACTTTTTATACTTTCAGAACCAATTATTTCTACAAGACCTTCAAGCAGTACCTTTTTCCCTCGCCGACAGACCCGAGATACTTATCGCCGGATTCACTGAACACCGTCTCGTATGCGTTCCATGACAAAGGAACGAACCTTGAACGTTTTTTCCGCGAGACGCAGTCGTACACCGCGAAACTGGATTTTTCAAGTCAGGTAAGCGAGAACCATTTGCTTCAATTCGGATTCGATGGGAAGATGCATCATCTGCAGTTTGACGACTATACTCTCCAGCCTCTCGAAGTAGGCGGAGTACCCGTGGTCCCTTTTGCCGCCTCGATTCCCGACCCGACATCGATTAACAGGAATGTCTATGACGCGAAACCGATAGAATTTGCCAGTTACATCCAGGATAAAATCGAGTATAAAGACGTTATCATCAATATCGGCCTCCGTTTCGATTACTTCAACTCGAAGGGCCAGGTTCTCGTCGATCCACAAGACCCGAACATCAACGTCCCGCTCCGTCAGGGGCTGGATTCTTTGACGCTGGCACAGCGCGAGCCGTATTTTTACAAGGATGCAACGCCGAAGTCACAGCTAAGCCCGCGGTTTGGCGTCTCCTACCCGATCAGTGTCAACGGTGTCGTCCACTTCTCCTACGGGCATTTCCTCCAGATACCCACATTCCAATATTTATTCAACCTTGGAGAATACAAAGTGCCCGAAACCGGCGGCGAAGTAACGACAGTGTTCGGAAATCCCGATCTCCAGCCGCAGCGCACTATCATGTATGAAATCGGGTTCAGGCAGCAGTTCATGGATGAATTTGTCATCGATGCGACCGGATTTTACAGAGATATACGGGACTGGATTACTGCTGGCGTTCCAACGGCGACCAGCAACGGTGTGTTGTATTCAGTGTACACTAACAGGGATTATTCCAACGTTCGAGGCATAACGATCAATTTCTCAAAGAAATTTTCGAACCATTATTCAGCCGAACTGAATTATACGTATCAAGTTGCCGAAGGAAGCAATTCCAACCCGGACGATGCATTCAATGCATCCCTGAATAATGAAGCCCCTGTCATCTTTCTATCTCCGCTGAACTGGGATCAACGGCATAACCTCAACTTCAACTTTATGGTCGGTGACAACGGATGGAATGTGAGTTTGTTGGCAAAGTATGGAACCGGTTTGCCGTACACTCCTTCAGTGACTCAAGAGACATCGGACCGCGGACTTAGCTCGGGCTTCCTGCCTAACACAAGGAATCTCCCCCCTCAGTTCGACATTGACCTGTATGCGAACAAGTCGTTTTCGATATTCGGTACCCAATTCACTGCCTATCTGAAAGTGTTTAATCTCTTTGATGAACATAATGTTGTGAATGTCTTTGGCGATACAGGCGAGCCTGATTTTACTACAACCGTTGCGGACATCCCACCGGACCCGGCCCGCCCCAACACGGTGGCAGAGTATATTCGATATCCTACAAATTACGCAGCACCAAGATCAGTCCAGACTGGTATTGAGCTTTCATTTTAA
- a CDS encoding glycoside hydrolase family 13 protein: protein MTRKVILSACVFLLLFGSGMAQTITNIPRVPAWAKDAVWYQIFTERFANGDTGNDPTPHDIDGAWPYKIPDGWQISPWTSDWYKLQPWEKATGRDFYWNAGVRRYGGDIQGIIDKLDYLHDLGITAIYLTPIFESPSSHKYDTRMYHHVDNNFGPDPAGDEKIWAAENPADPSTWKWTSADKLFLKLVKEVHKRGMKIILDGVFNHVGTSFWAFKDVVKNQQKSLFKDWFRIKRWDDPDTPENEFEYEGWAGVKDLPEIKKDSTGALAPGFGDHVHAIVRRWMDPNGDGDPSDGIDGWRLDVAEKVGLTFWRQFRSWVKEVNPNAYITGEIWWQNWPIDQMFNASPWLQGDAFDGVMNYRFARAIREFVADRKDQITAKAFADSITALRKDYHPDNLYVLQNLLDSHDVDRMTSQLVNPDLWYDHSGNPGQNKSYQVRKPNEIERAKFRLIVGLQMTLPGAPMVYYGDEAGMWGGDDPDCRKPMVWPEKTYEVETADPLGRPRQPDSVVFDAGLFNWYKKLIGIRHHHEVLSRGSLEFFFFDDEENILGYKRELGREMIVVIANNGSTKKTVRAALPGGRTSENTLVNLLDGRKIAGTHGMYSIELQPYEVIILK, encoded by the coding sequence ATGACACGAAAAGTTATCCTCTCCGCCTGCGTTTTTTTGCTCCTCTTTGGCTCCGGTATGGCACAAACGATAACAAACATTCCGCGCGTCCCTGCTTGGGCAAAAGATGCCGTCTGGTATCAGATCTTTACCGAAAGGTTCGCGAACGGCGATACCGGCAACGACCCGACCCCTCACGATATTGACGGGGCATGGCCGTATAAAATTCCTGATGGATGGCAAATTTCACCATGGACGTCAGATTGGTATAAGCTTCAGCCCTGGGAAAAGGCGACGGGGAGAGATTTTTACTGGAATGCAGGAGTCCGGCGGTACGGGGGAGACATTCAGGGAATCATCGACAAGCTCGATTATCTCCATGACCTGGGGATCACGGCAATTTATCTCACCCCGATTTTTGAATCCCCGTCGTCGCATAAATACGACACGAGGATGTACCACCACGTCGACAATAATTTCGGCCCCGACCCGGCGGGAGACGAAAAGATCTGGGCCGCGGAAAACCCGGCCGACCCTTCGACATGGAAGTGGACTTCCGCCGATAAATTATTTTTGAAACTGGTCAAGGAGGTGCACAAACGGGGAATGAAAATAATTCTCGACGGGGTATTCAACCACGTTGGGACGTCATTCTGGGCATTTAAGGATGTCGTCAAGAATCAGCAGAAATCTCTTTTTAAGGATTGGTTCAGGATCAAACGATGGGATGATCCCGACACGCCGGAAAACGAATTTGAGTATGAGGGATGGGCCGGTGTAAAAGACCTTCCCGAGATCAAGAAGGACAGCACCGGAGCGCTTGCTCCCGGCTTTGGCGACCACGTCCACGCCATTGTCAGGCGTTGGATGGACCCTAATGGAGACGGCGACCCGTCCGACGGCATCGACGGCTGGCGACTTGATGTGGCAGAAAAGGTCGGCCTCACGTTCTGGCGGCAGTTCCGTTCATGGGTAAAAGAGGTCAACCCTAATGCCTACATCACCGGTGAGATCTGGTGGCAGAACTGGCCTATCGACCAGATGTTCAACGCGTCGCCATGGCTCCAGGGAGACGCATTCGACGGCGTCATGAATTACCGGTTCGCCCGCGCCATCAGAGAATTTGTTGCGGACCGAAAAGATCAAATTACTGCAAAAGCTTTTGCTGACAGCATCACTGCGCTCCGAAAAGATTATCATCCGGACAATCTTTACGTCCTCCAAAACCTTCTGGATAGCCATGACGTCGACCGAATGACGTCACAGCTTGTCAACCCCGACCTCTGGTATGACCATTCGGGAAATCCGGGACAAAATAAATCGTACCAGGTTCGAAAGCCCAACGAAATTGAACGGGCAAAATTCCGGCTCATCGTCGGTCTTCAGATGACGCTCCCCGGTGCGCCGATGGTCTATTACGGGGACGAAGCGGGAATGTGGGGAGGGGACGACCCCGATTGCCGCAAACCGATGGTCTGGCCGGAAAAAACTTATGAAGTAGAGACAGCCGACCCTTTAGGCAGACCGCGTCAGCCCGATTCTGTCGTGTTTGATGCCGGTCTGTTTAACTGGTACAAAAAATTGATCGGCATCCGGCATCATCATGAGGTCCTTTCGCGGGGGAGCTTGGAGTTCTTCTTTTTTGACGACGAGGAAAATATTTTGGGCTACAAGAGGGAATTGGGGCGTGAGATGATCGTCGTCATCGCCAACAATGGGAGTACCAAGAAAACAGTTCGAGCGGCGCTGCCGGGTGGCCGAACTTCTGAAAATACTCTTGTCAATCTTCTGGACGGACGGAAGATCGCGGGAACGCATGGCATGTATTCAATCGAATTGCAGCCGTACGAAGTCATCATACTGAAATAA
- a CDS encoding PorV/PorQ family protein, with amino-acid sequence MLKKSIWVMGLALSLSSAVAIAQTITKTGTTAAKFLSIGIGPRAIAMGGAYTAVGNDASSIYWNPAGITGMDQFQALFTYTNLFAGIGVDYFGLVLPSGETGDFALNVTAVDYGSMGVTTEDQPDGTGETFTPASYEFGLTYARSITQDFAVGATAKLVTENIYHSNATGVAFDIGTLFMTPFYDVKFASSITNFGTKMQMSGNDLLIRYDVDPTRAGSNNTVDANIATDQFDLPLRLQIGLARDFLFLDGQRFTLAVDGVVPNDNNESVNVGGELALFNNMVFLRGGYKSLFLKNSQEGLTLGIGLKYQKPGYLDIAIDYAYQQYTYLGNVNSFGVQLNF; translated from the coding sequence GTGCTTAAAAAATCTATTTGGGTGATGGGGCTTGCTCTTTCCCTTTCGTCTGCCGTTGCTATTGCGCAAACGATCACAAAGACCGGGACGACGGCAGCAAAATTCCTAAGTATCGGCATCGGTCCGCGGGCAATTGCGATGGGGGGCGCATACACAGCGGTCGGTAACGATGCGTCGTCGATCTATTGGAACCCTGCAGGCATCACCGGTATGGATCAATTCCAGGCATTGTTCACCTACACCAATCTCTTTGCCGGCATCGGCGTTGATTATTTCGGGCTTGTCCTCCCGTCGGGTGAAACAGGTGATTTTGCACTTAACGTTACTGCGGTGGATTACGGCTCGATGGGAGTCACGACAGAGGACCAACCGGACGGAACGGGCGAAACCTTCACCCCGGCCAGTTACGAATTTGGTTTGACGTATGCAAGAAGCATCACCCAGGATTTTGCGGTCGGGGCTACCGCGAAGCTTGTCACTGAAAATATTTATCATTCGAATGCAACGGGCGTTGCTTTCGATATTGGCACACTGTTCATGACGCCGTTTTACGACGTCAAATTTGCCAGCAGCATTACCAATTTCGGAACCAAGATGCAGATGTCCGGGAACGACCTCCTCATCCGTTATGATGTGGATCCCACACGGGCAGGAAGCAACAATACCGTCGATGCGAACATTGCGACGGACCAGTTCGACCTCCCGCTGCGGCTGCAGATCGGGCTGGCGCGCGATTTCTTATTCCTCGATGGACAGCGGTTTACTCTTGCCGTGGACGGTGTCGTCCCCAACGACAACAATGAGTCGGTCAATGTCGGCGGAGAGCTTGCACTCTTCAACAACATGGTCTTTCTCCGCGGGGGATACAAATCGCTTTTCCTGAAGAATTCACAGGAAGGGTTGACTCTCGGCATCGGTCTCAAGTATCAAAAGCCGGGGTATCTCGACATCGCGATCGATTACGCATATCAGCAGTATACGTACCTGGGAAACGTGAATAGTTTCGGCGTTCAGTTAAACTTCTAA
- a CDS encoding T9SS type A sorting domain-containing protein: MKKGLLLLAFFSFGMVAYAGSVKVTFSVDMSIYQKNGYFSPATDSVWIAGDNVNNWTAAHTLLVQGTGADTAIYTTTDSIPSGAVAYKFGYNDKGTVNWESISNRGAVIGSNDTTLPLAHFNNITGKPYHVWFKEDMSLPFKTGGVDSVGVTGDFTGWGTTGSGFIKLTKDAGDSVFTALADSLDSGRTIHFKFIYWQGGTLSWESPTNVGTDGNRFYFVPEQDSTVYSSFWNDQNPNIQIGSGQINFTCDMSVLIKVGMFDPTKDSVLISAGFNGWTTNAPTAWMSQDASDDSSFFITQVFTSQPYGDNPYKYYAKQHAPTGIDTIWNDPYERPVHWGGGNRETLFHGQANQDTSDWYDGIHPDWFIPSGTNLKVTFTVDMTPAMDGTKQAIPFDPAHDTLYWLSGEPAFARSQGWYRPSDGHMRIMKLAKTTGNLYSATMNVKDPSWNAFEYTYEWQKGSDGTWVTEPSGFDAFNYRVRYAGQDVANHFPKNPWVMPKDTWTNNDLKTDQESDPYTSLTGVKAVSQNPVSYTLSQNYPNPFNPSTKIDFAIQKAGAVTLKVYNILGQEVATLVNTELKAGSYSATFDASRLASGVYFYTIHSGNFVQSKKMMLLK, from the coding sequence ATGAAAAAAGGCCTATTACTATTGGCATTTTTTTCGTTCGGTATGGTTGCATACGCCGGGTCGGTGAAGGTAACCTTCTCGGTCGATATGTCGATTTACCAGAAGAATGGTTATTTCTCTCCTGCAACAGATTCCGTATGGATCGCCGGTGATAACGTCAACAATTGGACGGCGGCACACACTCTTCTGGTGCAAGGGACCGGAGCGGATACGGCGATTTACACCACAACTGATTCAATTCCGTCGGGTGCAGTCGCGTACAAATTCGGTTACAACGACAAAGGGACAGTGAACTGGGAGTCAATCAGCAATCGCGGAGCGGTTATCGGATCGAATGATACTACGCTGCCGTTGGCTCATTTCAACAATATCACTGGCAAACCCTATCACGTCTGGTTTAAGGAAGACATGTCTCTTCCCTTCAAAACTGGCGGTGTGGACAGCGTCGGAGTGACCGGCGATTTCACGGGCTGGGGCACTACCGGTTCCGGTTTCATTAAGTTGACGAAGGATGCAGGTGACTCCGTTTTCACAGCCCTCGCCGACAGTTTGGATTCTGGCCGAACCATCCACTTCAAGTTCATCTATTGGCAGGGGGGAACACTCAGCTGGGAGTCCCCGACGAACGTGGGCACCGATGGGAATCGGTTCTACTTTGTTCCGGAACAGGATTCTACGGTCTACTCATCCTTCTGGAACGATCAGAATCCGAATATTCAGATCGGAAGCGGACAGATCAATTTTACCTGCGATATGAGTGTCCTGATCAAAGTGGGAATGTTCGATCCTACCAAAGACAGCGTTCTCATCAGTGCCGGATTCAACGGTTGGACCACGAACGCTCCGACTGCCTGGATGAGCCAGGACGCGAGTGACGACAGTTCATTCTTCATCACCCAGGTATTCACAAGCCAGCCGTATGGTGACAATCCCTACAAGTATTACGCCAAACAGCATGCACCGACAGGCATCGACACGATCTGGAATGACCCGTACGAGCGCCCGGTCCATTGGGGCGGCGGAAACAGAGAGACACTCTTCCACGGCCAGGCAAATCAGGACACGTCGGACTGGTATGATGGCATTCATCCCGACTGGTTCATCCCCTCCGGGACGAATCTGAAAGTAACGTTTACCGTCGATATGACCCCGGCGATGGACGGAACGAAGCAGGCGATCCCGTTTGACCCGGCGCATGACACATTGTATTGGCTGTCCGGCGAGCCGGCGTTCGCGCGTTCGCAGGGCTGGTACCGTCCGAGCGACGGCCACATGAGGATCATGAAACTGGCCAAGACCACAGGCAATCTGTATTCGGCGACCATGAACGTAAAAGATCCTTCATGGAACGCGTTCGAATACACCTATGAATGGCAAAAAGGTTCGGATGGCACGTGGGTGACCGAACCCTCAGGGTTCGATGCATTCAACTATCGTGTCCGCTACGCTGGACAGGATGTTGCAAACCACTTCCCGAAGAACCCGTGGGTAATGCCGAAGGACACGTGGACGAACAATGATCTGAAGACCGATCAGGAAAGCGATCCGTACACTTCCCTTACCGGAGTGAAAGCTGTCAGCCAGAACCCGGTAAGTTACACGTTGTCGCAGAACTATCCGAATCCTTTCAACCCTTCCACGAAAATCGACTTTGCGATCCAGAAAGCCGGCGCGGTCACGTTGAAAGTGTACAACATTCTGGGACAGGAAGTTGCAACGCTCGTGAATACTGAATTGAAGGCCGGATCGTACTCGGCGACGTTTGATGCTTCACGGCTTGCCAGCGGCGTGTACTTCTACACGATTCATTCGGGCAATTTTGTCCAGTCGAAGAAGATGATGCTGTTGAAGTAA